GGTACAGGTGCTGCTGCTGACCGAAGACCTGCCCGTGACCCTGAACGGCAGGTCACTGCCCACGTTCAGGGCCTGGGCGGCGAGCAGGTAGATGATCGAGAGCAGCAGGATGCCCGCGATCAGGAACATGCCGCCGTAGAGCAGCGTGAGCCGTATGCGGATGGTCGGGCGCAGCCAGGGGAACGGCGGCTCGGCCTTCCTCGGGTCCCACGTCGGCTTCGGAGGCGCGGCTGGCGGCGCCGGGGTCGCGGCCACCGCCGGTCAGATCCGGTAGCCGGAGCCCGGCACCGTCACGATGACGGCGGGTTCACCGAGCTTGCGGCGCAGAGTCATGACGGTCACCCGGACGACGTTGGTGAACGGGTCCGTGTTCTCGTCCCAGGCCTTCTCCAGGAGCTGCTCCGCGGAGACGACCGCGCCCTCGCTGCGCAGCAGCACTTCGAGTACGGCGAACTCCTTGGGGGCAAGCTGGATCTCCTTGCCCTCGCGGAAGACCTCGCGGCGGTTCGGGTCGAGCTTGATCCCGGCGCGCTCCAGGACGGGCGGCAGCGGCACGCTGGTGCGCCGTCCGAGGGCACGCACGCGTGCCGTGAGCTCGCTGAACGCGAAGGGCTTGGGGAGGTAGTCGTCCGCGCCGATCTCCAGGCCCTCGACACGGTCGCTGACGTCGCCCGACGCGGTGAGCATCAGGACGCGGGTCGGCATGCCGAGCTCGACGATCTTGCGGCAGACGTCGTCGCCGTGGACGAGCGGGAGGTCCCGGTCGAGCACCACCACGTCGTAGTCGTTGACGCCGATGCGCTCCAGGGCGGCCGCTCCGTCGTACACGACGTCGACGGCCATGGCCTCCCGGCGCAGTCCGGTGGCCACCGCATCGGCGAGCAGCTGCTCGTCCTCGACGACGAGTACGCGCACGTCGCTGTCCTTCCTCTGTGCCCCTGCGGGCAGGTCTGTCTTGGGGTAGGCCTCCATCCTGCCCCTTTCGGCCATAAACCGGCTGTAAGGCGGCCTGTCGGCGTGATCGGGCCACGGGAATGCCGGATTTTCTCGGGCGGTTGAGGTTTCTGCGGAAGGGAGCCAGGGGAGGACGGCCTTACACCCGCGATCACGCTTTGTATGTGGCGCGCCACGAACCGCTTTCCCAGAGCGGCTTGAGACGTGATCGCCCCTTCTTTGAGGGCACACCCCCGTGCCATCGACCCACGACCCAGCCGAGGGGGCGCAACCATGGACGCATTCACCGCAGGTCTTCTGCAGCGCATAAAGGCCACGGAGTCCGACCTCACGATGGCCCGTGAGACGGGAGACGACTTCCTTGCCGAGGTCGAGCTGGCGGAGCTGGAAGATCTCCACCGCCTGGCCGCAGAGCACGGCGTCGAGGTGGGCGCACTCCACGCCTGACCGAGCCCCGCACATCTGAACGGAAGGGCCCCGACACCTGCATGAGGTGTCGGGGCCCTTCCGTCTGCCCGGACGTGGGTGCTCCGGTCCGCCCACGCGGGCGCGGACCTCTCAGTCGTGCCAGGCGCCGAGGTCCTCCAGGAGGCCCTGGAGCGTCTCGAAGAGGACGGGCGGGGCGGCGACGCTCAACTCGCTCGAAAGGGGCTCTCCGGGGCGGCCACCGGTCAGGGCGCCCGCTTCCCGCGCGACGAGGTCGCCCGCCGCGAAGTCCCACGGGTTGAGCCCCCGCTCGTAGTACGCGTCGAGCCGGCCCACAGCGACGTCGCACAGGTCGATGGCGGCCGATCCGGCGCGCCGGATGTCGCGGACCCGCGGGATCAGGTGGCGGGCCACCTCGGCCTGCTGGGCGCGGCGCTCGGCGATGTACCCGAAGCCGGTGCCGACCAGGGCCTGGTCGAGTGAGGGGGCGGGGCGCACGCGCGCGGGCAGGTCGTTGACGTGGGCGCCCTCGCCGAGGACCGCGCGGTACGTCTCGCCGCGCATCGGGGCGTGGACGACCCCGACGAGTGTCTCGCCGTCCTTGCGGGCGGCGATGGACACGGACCAGTCGGGGCGGCCGTAGAGGTAGTTGACGGTGCCGTCGATGGGGTCGACGACCCACTGGACGCCGCTGGTCCCCTCGGAGCTGGCGCCCTCTTCGCCGAGGACGCCGTCGGCGGGCCTGCGCTCCGCGAGGAAGTCGGTGATCAGCTTCTCGGAGGCGATGTCCATCTCCGTGACGACGTCGACGGCGCTGGACTTGGTGGCGGCCACGCCGAGGTCGTCGGGGCGTCCGTCGCGCAGGAAGGTTCCCGCGCGGTGTGCGGCCTCCAGGGCGACGGCGAGGAGTTCGGCCTTGAGGCCGGTCGGGTCGGCCGATTCGTTCACGTCGGTCACGTCGGTCACGGGAGGGTCCTTACGCGTACGGGCTGTCGGCGCCCGCGGCGGCGGGCTTCGGGGTGCGGGCGGGGCAGCAGCCGACCGGGCAGAGGTCGTGGCTCGCGCCGAGGGAGCCCAGGGCGCAGGGGTTCACGGGCGTGCCGCTCTCGGCGGCGGCACGCTCCAGGACCAGGTCCCGGATCGCGGCGGCGAAGCGCGGGTCGGCCCCGACCGTCGCCGAGCGCCGGACCGGGAGACCGAGCTCCGCCGCCTTGGCCTCGGCCTCGGTGTCCAGGTCGTACAGGACCTCCATGTGGTCCGACACGAAGCCGATGGGGACCATGACCACGGCCGGGACCCCGGCGCCGTGCCGCTCCTCCAGGTGGTCGCAGATGTCGGGCTCCAGCCACGGGATGTGGGGGGCGCCGCTGCGGGACTGGTAGACGAGCTGCCAGGGGTGCTCGGTGCCGGTCTCCTCGTGGACGACGTCGGCGATGAGGCGGGCCACGTCGAGGTGCTCCTTGACGTACGCACCGCCGTCGCCGTGGTCCTCGACGGGGCCGGAGGTGTCCGCCGCCGCGTTCGGGATCGAGTGCGTGGTGAACGCGAGGTGCGCGCCTTCCCGGACGTCGTCGGGGAGGTCGGCCAGGGACTTCAGGACTCCGTCGATCATGGGACGTACGAAGCCGGGGTGGTTGAAGTAATGCCTGAGCTTGTCGACCTTCGGCAGCTCAAGGCCCTCGGACTCCAGGACGGCGAGGGAGTCGGCGAGGTTCTCGCGGTACTGACGGCAGCCCGAGTACGAGGCGTACGCACTGGTGGCGAGGGTGAGGATGCGGCGGTGGCCGTCGGTGACCATCTCGCGCAGGGTGTCGGTCAGGTAGGGCGCCCAGTTGCGGTTGCCCCAGTAGACCGGCAGGTCCAGGCCGTGCTCCGCGAAGTCCTTGCGCAGGGCGTCGAGCAGGGCGCGGTTCTGGTCGTTGATGGGGCTGACCCCGCCGAACAGGAAGTAGTGCTGCCCCACCTCCTTGAGCCGCTCCTTGGGGATGCCGCGCCCGCGTGTCACGTTCTCCAGGAACGGGACGACGTCGTCCGGGCCTTCGGGGCCGCCGAACGAGAGCAGCAGCAGGGCGTCATACGGAGTGGGATCCAGCGCATCGGACATGCATCCGATCCTGCCACCCGCCACTGACATGCGGAAAACGGCCTCCGCCGACCGGAAGAATCACGGTGCGCCCGGCCCCGCGGGAGCCGTAAGCTGTATCGGCCATCTTCATGCCTTACCGGGGCCCCTCCTCGCGGGATCCGCCCCGGCGTTTCAGCGGAGTCCACGTGCCAAGCCCCTACCGCGCCATCTTCGCCGCCCCCGGCACCAAGGCGTTCTCCACCGCCGGATTCCTCGGCCGCATGCCGCTGTCGATGATGGGCATCGGCATCGTGACCATGGTGTCCCAGCTGACCGGGAGGTACGGCCTCGCGGGCGCCCTGTCGGCGACCGTGGCGCTCTCCGCGGCCGCGATCGGGCCGCAGATCTCCCGGCTCGTCGACCGCTACGGCCAGCGCCGGGTGCTGCGCCCCGCGACGCTCGTGTCCCTGGCCGCGGTCGCGGGGCTGCTGCTCTGCGCGAAGTTCGAGACGGCCGACTGGACGCTGTTCGTCTTCGCCGCGCTGGTCGGCTGCGTGCCGAGCGTGGGCTCGATGATCCGGGCGCGCTGGGCCGTCCTGTACCGCGGCACCCCGCAGCTCCACACCGCGTACTCCTTCGAGTCGGTGGTGGACGAGGTCTGCTTCATCTTCGGGCCGATCATCTCGATCGGGCTCTCCACGGTGTGGTTCCCCGAGGCCGGGCCGCTGCTCGCGGGCGCCTTCCTCGCCGTCGGCGTCTTCTGGCTGACGGCGCAGCGGGACACCGAACCGGTGCCGCACCCGCGCGAGCACCACACCAAGGAGTCGGCGCTCCGCAGCGGGGGCCTCCAGGTGCTGGTCGCCACGTTCGTCGCGACCGGCGCGATCTTCGGGTCGATCGACGTGGTGACCGTGGCGTACGCGGAGGACCAGGGCCACAAGTCCGCGGCGAGCCTGGTCCTCGCCGTCTACGCGCTCGGCTCCTGTGTGGCCGGCGCGGCCTTCGGGCTCGTGCACTTCAAGGGGGCGCCCGCCCCCAGGTGGCTGCTGGGTGTCTGTGCGATGGCCGTGAGTATGATCCCGCTGCAACTGGTCGGGAACCTGCTGTTTCTGGCCGTGGCGCTGTTCGTGGCGGGCCTCTCCATCGCGCCGACGATGATCACGACGATGGCCCTCGTCGAGCAGCACGTACCACGCGCGAAACTGACCGAAGGCATGACGTGGGTGAGCACGGGACTCGCGGTCGGCGTCGCGCTCGGCTCCTCCGCGGCCGGCTGGGTCATCGACGCCGCGGGGTCGGGGGCCGGGTACGGGGTACCGGGGATCTCCGGAGCCGTCGCGGCCGCGGTCGGATTCCTGGGGTATCGCCGGCTGAAGCGGCCGGTTCCGCAACGGGGAGGGTCCCATGAGCACGGGCACGGGCAGCGGGAAGAGCACAGCGACGTGGCGTAACTGGGCGGGCAACGTCACCGCACGGCCGGCCCGGGAGACCACCCCGGCCTCGGTCGACGAACTGGCGGCCGCCCTGCGCCGGGCCAAGGAGGACGGCCTCAAGGCCAAGCCCGTCGGCACCGGGCACTCCTTCACGCCGGTCGCCTCGACCGACGGCCTCCTGATACGCCCCGATCTGCTGACCGGCATCCGCGCCGTCGACCGCGCCGCGGGTACGGTCACCGTGGAGGCAGGCACCCCGCTGAAGCGCCTGAACGCGGCGCTCGCCCGGGAAGGCCTGTCGCTCACGAACATGGGCGACATCATGGAGCAGACCGTCTCCGGAGCCGTCAGCACCGGCACGCACGGCACGGGCCGCGACTCGGCCTCCGTCGCCGCCCAGATCGTGGGCCTCGAACTGGTCACCGCGGACGGCTCGGTCCTCACCTGCTCGGCCGACGAGAACCCAGACGTCTTCGCCGCCGCACGCGTCGGACTCGGCGCGCTCGGCGTGATCACCGCGATCACCTTCGCCGTCGAGCCGGTCTTCTTCCTGACGGCCCGTGAGGAACCGATGACCTTCGACAAGGTCACCGACGACTTCGACGCACTGGTCACCGAGAACGAGCACTTCGAGTTCTACTGGTTCCCGCACACGGGGAACTGCAACACCAAGCGCAACAACCGCAGCCCCGGCCCCGCGGCGCCGCCCGGCAAGGTCAGTGCCTTCGTGGAGGACGAGCTGCTCTCCAACGGCCTCTTCCAGGTGGTCAATTCCGTGGGCCGGGCCTTCCCCGCCACCATCCCCGGCATCGCCAAGATCTCCAGCAAGGCGCTCTCCGCGCGGACGTACACGGACATCCCCTACAAGGTCTTCACCAGCCCGCGCCGGGTGCGGTTCATGGAGATGGAGTACGCCGTTCCGCGCGAGGCCCTCGTGCCGGCCCTGCGTGAGCTGAAGGCGATGGTGGACCGCTCGCGGCTGCGGATCAGCTTCCCCGTGGAGGTCCGCACGGCGCCCGCGGACGACATCACGCTCTCCACGGCTTCGGGCCGGGAGACCGCGTACATCGCCGTACACATGTACCGGGGCACTCCGTACCAGGCGTACTTCGCGGCCGCGGAGCGGATCTTCACCGCGCACGAGGGGCGGCCGCACTGGGGCAAGATGCACACGCGCGACGCGGCGTACTTCTCCGAGAAGTACCCCCGCTTCGACGAGTTCACCGCCCTGCGCGACCGCCTCGACCCGGACCGCATGTTCGGCAACGACTACCTGCGCCGGGTCCTCGGCGCCTGACCCCCTGTCGGCGCCGACCCGCCTCTACGGAGTGGGCGTTCCGCCCTGCTGGGGTTCGCCGCCGGTGCCCGAGCCCTTCGAGGGCGTGGGCGTCGGGGTGGGCTTGGGCGTCGGCGTCGGGTCCGTCTTGGATCCGTCGTCCCCGGAGTCGGAGCCGTCGCCCTTGTCCTTGTCCTTGTCCGGGTCCGTGCCGGTGCCGTTTCCGGTGTCGTCCTTCGAACCGGAGTCGGTGCCGCTGCCGTTGTCGTTGCCCGTGCCGTTGCCCGAGCTGTCGCCGCCGGTCCCGTTGGGGTCCTGCGACGCGTTGTCGCCGCCCTCCTGGGAGCCGTCACCCGTGCCCGACGTGCCGCCGTCCGAAGGCTCCCCGGAGGGCTCGTCGATGGGCGGGGGCTGCTTCCTCGGGGAGGAGTTGTGCCCGGAGACGCCGTTGCTGATCGTGGTGCCCTCGCCGCCGCTCAGGTCCTTGCCGGAGACCAGCTCGTACGTGGTGATGCCCGCCATGGCGACACCGAAGACGACGGCCGCGGCGATCAACGGCCGCTTCCAGCTGCGGACCTGCGAACGGTGCGTGGTGCCCTCGGTGAACTCCTCCGACGGGAGCGCCGGTTCGAAGGCGGTCGTCGCCGCCGGCGCCGGGGCGGGGCCCGTGGTGCGCAGCACGCGCGTGGCGTCGTCCTGCGGCAGCGCCTGTGTGGCGTCGACCGCACCGAGGAGTTGCGTCCTCTCGGCGTCGGCACCGGCTCCCGCGGCGGGCAGCAGCGTCGTGGCGTCCGCGTCGCCCGCGGGGTGCGGCACCGACGGCACCGTCGACGGTGCCGTGCCCGCGGCGGGCAGGACCGTGGTGGGGTCCGCCGAGGGGTCCGTGTCCCCGGCCGTGGGCAGCAGCGCTGTCGCGTCGGCGTCGGTGCCGGGGGCGGCCGCCTCCGGCCTTCCCCACGTCGTGGTCACCGGCCCCGTCGCGCCGAGGGCCCCCGGGTAGGCGGATGTTCTGGCGGAGGTCCTGAATGTCTCGGGCACCTGCGCCGCGGCCGTCACCGGAACCTGCCGCGCCCTCGGCTTGGCCTGCACGGTGACGTCACGTATCTGCTCGCCCGTACGCCTGAAGAAATGCTGGAAGACGGTGCCGCCGCAGGTCGCGATCGCGCTCACGACACCGGCGCCGAGGATCGTCCCGTAGACACCGAGGTTCGAGGCGAGCTTCGCCGCCACCACCGCGGCGATGGCGCTCCCCGCCACCTGCGGCACACTCAGATCGAGGCGCCGCTTCTCCTCCGGCTCCCCCTGGTCCTTCGACTCCTTGCCGGAATCCGGCTTTTCACGCATCTCCGACCCTTGCCTGCCTTTCTCGACTGACTACACGAGACAGGGACGTATGGGCGAAGTGATTAGTTCCGTTTCTGTCGATTCCGTGAAGTGCGCCACCCGCGCACGAACGGCGCAGCGCAGGGGCGGGCATCAACTCCCGTCCTCCATGAGAAGTTCGGCGGCGCGGCGGTCCACCCGCGTGGCCCGAATGGAGTACTGTTGCGAGCCCTGGGTCCGGTCTCCCGCCAGGGTGCCCGGGGCCTTGCAGGACCGCCGGGTGGGGGGCTCGCTGCACAGGGTGACGAAGGTCGTCACTTAGCGTTGCGAATAGGTAACCGTGCCATAACGGCGATCCAGGGCCCCTGCCCGACACGCCGGGCAACTCGGCAAGGTTGTGGCAGGCTGCACCCGGGCAGGCCACACTCGACTAGCGGAAGCAGCGACGCACGTGACGTCGGCAGGCACCACCCGGGAGGTCCCCATGCCCGAACTGCGTGTCGTGGCCGTCAGCAACGACGGCACACGGCTGGTGCTGAAGGCTGCGGACAGCACGGAGTACACGCTTCCGATCGACGAGCGGCTGCGTGCGGCCGTCCGCGGCGACAGGCCCCGACTCGGCCAGATCGAGATCGAGGTGGAGAGCCACCTCCGCCCCCGCGACATCCAGGCGCGGATACGTGCCGGCGCCAGCGCGGAAGAAGTGGCCCAGCTCGCTGGCATCCCCGTCGATCGCGTCCGCCGCTTCGAAGGACCCGTGCTCGCCGAGCGCGCCTTCATGGCGGAGCGCGCCAGGAAGACTCCCGTACGCCGTCCCGGCGAGAACACCGGGCCCCAGCTCGGCGAGGCCGTCCAGGAACGGCTGCTGCTGCGGGGCGCCGACAAGGACACCGTCCAGTGGGACTCCTGGCGCCGTGACGACGGCACCTGGGAGGTCCTGCTCGTCTACCGCGTCGCGACCGAGCCGCACTCCGCGTGCTGGACGTACGACCCGCCCCGGCGGCTCGTCCAGGCCGTGGACGAGGAGGCGCGTTCGCTGATCGGCGAGACGGACGACATCGCCGCGCCCGAGCCCAGCTTCCCGTTCGTGCCGCGCATCGCGAGGCTCCCCAGGGACCGCCCGGCGGACCGGCCGCTCGACCGTGCCCTGGACCGTCAGCTGGACCGCCCGAGCATCCCCGCGCCTCCCGCCGATCCGCCGGAGGAAGGGCTCGGGGCGGGCGCCGCCGTCGCCGAGCAGGAACGCGACTCCCTGACCAGCCTCCTGGAGGCGGTGCCGAGCTTCCGCGGCGACATGGTGGTGCCCGAGCGCCCCTCGGCGGCCACCGCGGAGCTGCCGCCCACCGTCACGCCCGTCGTGCCCGTCCCGGAGGACCCCGAGCAGGAGACGGACGCCGAGGAGCCCCCGGCGGCGGCCGGCGCGGGTGCCGCCTACGCGGACGTCCTGATGCCGCGTTCGGTGGCGAGCCACCGCGACCGGCTCGTCGGCTCGACGGACCGCCAGGCGGAGGCCGACGGCGTGCGACCGGGCCGACGCGCGGCCGTCCCCAGCTGGGACGAGATCGTCTTCGGCACGCGCCGCAAGAAGCAGGAGTAGCCGCAAACCAGCCAGTCTCTACGGAGAGGGGGCCCACACCGTTCGGTGTGGGCCCCCTCTCCGTAGAGCTGCCTTTGCGGATGCCGGAAGCGCTATCGCGGGTCCGGACCCGTGGCGACCGGCCGCGCCGGGTCGGCCGACCACTCCGACCACGAGCCGACGTACAGCGCGGCGGGGATGCCCGCCACGGCGAGGGCAAGCACCTCGTGGGCGCCCGAGACGCCCGAACCGCAGTAGACGCCGACCTCCGCGGTGTCGGCGGTGCCCAGCTTCTCGAAACGCTCCGCGAGCTCGGCGGCGGGCTTGAAGCGGCCGTCCGCGTCGACGTTCTCCGTAGTGGGCGCCGAGACCGCGCCGGGGATATGTCCTGCCACCTTGTCGATCGGCTCAACCTCGCCGCGGTAGCGCTCGGCGGCGCGGGCGTCCAGGAGCAGGCCGGAGCGGGCCAGGGCCGCGGCGGAGTCCGCGTCCAGCAGGTCCTTGCTGTTCGGTGCCGGTACGAAGGAGCCCTCGGCAGGAGCCGTACCCGCCCCCTTCTCCAGCGGCCCCGTCCACAGGTCGATGCCGCCGTCGAGCACACGCACGGACGCGTGACCCGTCCAGCGGAGCATCCACCACAGACGTGCCGCCGCCCAGTTCTGGCCACCGTCGTACACGACGACGTCCCGGTCCTGGGCGACCCCCGCCGCCCGCATCACGGCGCCGAAGCGGTCCACGTCGGGCAGCGGGTGCCGACCCCCCGCACCGGCGGGACCGGCCAGGTCAGCGTCGAGATCGACGAACACGGCCGACGGAATGTGGCCTTCCTCGTATGCGGAGCGCAGCGAGCCCGCGTGGTGCCAGCGGACGTCGAGCAGGACCGGCGGATTCTCGCCCGCCAGCTCGCTGGCGAGTTCGGATGCGGAGATGATGGCATTCATGGCCCCATCCTTGCGTACGGGGTAGTCGCGCCGCCAAGGTCCGGCTACCCTGCTCCGCCGGACACGGCCGAACACGGGGCGTATGGAAACATGCACGCCCTGTTCGATGCACAGACATCGCTCAGCAATCACGTGTTCACGGATGAGAAGCAATAAATCGGGCATCTACGGCGGGAAGCCGAACAGCGCGGCGCGGCCGGGACGCGCGGTGCGCAGGGCGGTGCGAGCATCTGCACGGGCGGGAGACGTCCGCGCGAATGTCGCATGCGCATTCGAATGAGAACCGAGCGGCCGACACGGAGGCCGAGGAGAGGGTGACGATGACCGAGGCGCGGGCGAATGGGGTCTCCCCTGAACAGAGCTCGTCGGGACAGAGCGCGTCGGACCCCTTCGGGAAAGTGCGGCAGGACGGCGGAGGGACGGGCCGGCACCGGCCCGGTACGCCCTGCTGGGTGAGCCTGATGACGCGCGACCTGCCCGCGACCCAGGAGTTCTACGGGGCACTCTTCGGGTGGGAGTTCCGGCCGGGCCCCGAGCAACTCGGGCCGTACGTGCGGGCCCTGCTCGACGGCCACGAGGTGGCGGGCATCGGCCGGCTGCCCGCCGACCGCCACCTGCCCATCGCCTGGACGACCTACCTGGCGACGGACGACGCGGACGCGACGGCGGAGGCGGTGCGCCACTGCGGCGGCACGGTCGGCGTGGGCCCGCTCGACGCGGGCGACGCGGGCCGGCTCGCGATCGCGTCGGACCCGATGGGCGCCGTGTTCGGACTCTGGCAGGCGGCGGCGCACGTGGGCACCGCGATGGTCGGCAGGCCCGGCACACCCACCTGGAACGAGCTCCTGACGCTGGAGACGAGCAGCGTCGTGAAGTTCTACCAGAACGTCTTCGACTGCACGGTGGAGGCCGTCGTCTCGGCGGACTTCGACTACGTGACGCTGCACGTGGACGGCCGGCCGGTCGCGTCCGTGCACGGCCTCGGCCAGGCGCTGCCGCGCGACCGGGGGCCGCACTGGATGACGCACTTCGAGGTCGCCGACGTGGACGAGGCGGTGGAGCGGGTCGTCGAGCTCGGCGGCCACGTCATCAGGCCCGCCTGGGAGGCCGCCTACGGCCGGATGGCGACCGTCGCGGACCCGGAGGGCGCGGCCTTCACCGTCGTACGCTCACGGGCGGACGCCTGAGTCAGACGCGGGCGGCGGCCGTGTCGACCGGCAGCACGTCCGGCGACAGGGCTCCCGCACGCGCGGTCGCCGCCGTCGTCCTGCGCCGGTGGTGGCGGCGGCACAGCACCTCGTAACCCACCTCGTCCGGCGACTGGTTGACGTCACCGACGACCACCTGGGCGCCCTCGACGACCATTTCGCCCCCTATGGTGCGTGCGTTGTGCGTGGCCCGCGCGCCACACCAGCAGAGGGCCTCGACCTGGAGCACCTCGACGCGGTCGGCGAGCTCGACCAGGCGCTGGGAGCCCGGGAAGAGCTTGGAGCGGAAGTCCGTGGTGATGCCGAAGGCGAAGACGTCGAGACCGAGATCGTCGACGACCCTGGCGAGCTGGTCGATCTGGTCCGGGGCCAGGAACTGCGCCTCGTCCGCGATCACGTAGTCCGCGCGGCCGCCCTGCGAGAGGTGGTCGACGAGGTGGGCGTAGAAGTCGAAGTCGTCCGCCGCCTCGATCGCGTCGGTCACGAGGCCGAGCCGGGAGGAGAGCTTGCCCTCGCCCGCGCGGTCGTCCCGCGTGAAGATCATCCCCTGGAGTCCGCGGGCGGAACGGTTGTGCTCGATCTGCAGAGCCAGCGTGCTTTTTCCGCAGTCCATCGTTCCGGAGAAGAACACCAGCTCGGGCATGGGGAGGGGGAGACCTTTCGGGCGCGAGGATGACGGGGAGGCGGGCGGGCGGAGCCCGGTCAGGAGCGTACTTCGAGGAGCGGGACGAGCTGCTCGACGGGGGTCATGGAGCCGTGCATGCCGACGAGGGCGGACTCCTTGGGCTCGCGCTCCGAAGCGATGATCGCCACGTCGTCGTGG
The window above is part of the Streptomyces venezuelae genome. Proteins encoded here:
- a CDS encoding response regulator transcription factor encodes the protein MRVLVVEDEQLLADAVATGLRREAMAVDVVYDGAAALERIGVNDYDVVVLDRDLPLVHGDDVCRKIVELGMPTRVLMLTASGDVSDRVEGLEIGADDYLPKPFAFSELTARVRALGRRTSVPLPPVLERAGIKLDPNRREVFREGKEIQLAPKEFAVLEVLLRSEGAVVSAEQLLEKAWDENTDPFTNVVRVTVMTLRRKLGEPAVIVTVPGSGYRI
- a CDS encoding inositol monophosphatase family protein; this translates as MTDVTDVNESADPTGLKAELLAVALEAAHRAGTFLRDGRPDDLGVAATKSSAVDVVTEMDIASEKLITDFLAERRPADGVLGEEGASSEGTSGVQWVVDPIDGTVNYLYGRPDWSVSIAARKDGETLVGVVHAPMRGETYRAVLGEGAHVNDLPARVRPAPSLDQALVGTGFGYIAERRAQQAEVARHLIPRVRDIRRAGSAAIDLCDVAVGRLDAYYERGLNPWDFAAGDLVAREAGALTGGRPGEPLSSELSVAAPPVLFETLQGLLEDLGAWHD
- a CDS encoding ferrochelatase; amino-acid sequence: MSDALDPTPYDALLLLSFGGPEGPDDVVPFLENVTRGRGIPKERLKEVGQHYFLFGGVSPINDQNRALLDALRKDFAEHGLDLPVYWGNRNWAPYLTDTLREMVTDGHRRILTLATSAYASYSGCRQYRENLADSLAVLESEGLELPKVDKLRHYFNHPGFVRPMIDGVLKSLADLPDDVREGAHLAFTTHSIPNAAADTSGPVEDHGDGGAYVKEHLDVARLIADVVHEETGTEHPWQLVYQSRSGAPHIPWLEPDICDHLEERHGAGVPAVVMVPIGFVSDHMEVLYDLDTEAEAKAAELGLPVRRSATVGADPRFAAAIRDLVLERAAAESGTPVNPCALGSLGASHDLCPVGCCPARTPKPAAAGADSPYA
- a CDS encoding MFS transporter, producing the protein MPSPYRAIFAAPGTKAFSTAGFLGRMPLSMMGIGIVTMVSQLTGRYGLAGALSATVALSAAAIGPQISRLVDRYGQRRVLRPATLVSLAAVAGLLLCAKFETADWTLFVFAALVGCVPSVGSMIRARWAVLYRGTPQLHTAYSFESVVDEVCFIFGPIISIGLSTVWFPEAGPLLAGAFLAVGVFWLTAQRDTEPVPHPREHHTKESALRSGGLQVLVATFVATGAIFGSIDVVTVAYAEDQGHKSAASLVLAVYALGSCVAGAAFGLVHFKGAPAPRWLLGVCAMAVSMIPLQLVGNLLFLAVALFVAGLSIAPTMITTMALVEQHVPRAKLTEGMTWVSTGLAVGVALGSSAAGWVIDAAGSGAGYGVPGISGAVAAAVGFLGYRRLKRPVPQRGGSHEHGHGQREEHSDVA
- a CDS encoding D-arabinono-1,4-lactone oxidase is translated as MSTGTGSGKSTATWRNWAGNVTARPARETTPASVDELAAALRRAKEDGLKAKPVGTGHSFTPVASTDGLLIRPDLLTGIRAVDRAAGTVTVEAGTPLKRLNAALAREGLSLTNMGDIMEQTVSGAVSTGTHGTGRDSASVAAQIVGLELVTADGSVLTCSADENPDVFAAARVGLGALGVITAITFAVEPVFFLTAREEPMTFDKVTDDFDALVTENEHFEFYWFPHTGNCNTKRNNRSPGPAAPPGKVSAFVEDELLSNGLFQVVNSVGRAFPATIPGIAKISSKALSARTYTDIPYKVFTSPRRVRFMEMEYAVPREALVPALRELKAMVDRSRLRISFPVEVRTAPADDITLSTASGRETAYIAVHMYRGTPYQAYFAAAERIFTAHEGRPHWGKMHTRDAAYFSEKYPRFDEFTALRDRLDPDRMFGNDYLRRVLGA
- the sepH gene encoding septation protein SepH, translating into MPELRVVAVSNDGTRLVLKAADSTEYTLPIDERLRAAVRGDRPRLGQIEIEVESHLRPRDIQARIRAGASAEEVAQLAGIPVDRVRRFEGPVLAERAFMAERARKTPVRRPGENTGPQLGEAVQERLLLRGADKDTVQWDSWRRDDGTWEVLLVYRVATEPHSACWTYDPPRRLVQAVDEEARSLIGETDDIAAPEPSFPFVPRIARLPRDRPADRPLDRALDRQLDRPSIPAPPADPPEEGLGAGAAVAEQERDSLTSLLEAVPSFRGDMVVPERPSAATAELPPTVTPVVPVPEDPEQETDAEEPPAAAGAGAAYADVLMPRSVASHRDRLVGSTDRQAEADGVRPGRRAAVPSWDEIVFGTRRKKQE
- a CDS encoding sulfurtransferase, with translation MNAIISASELASELAGENPPVLLDVRWHHAGSLRSAYEEGHIPSAVFVDLDADLAGPAGAGGRHPLPDVDRFGAVMRAAGVAQDRDVVVYDGGQNWAAARLWWMLRWTGHASVRVLDGGIDLWTGPLEKGAGTAPAEGSFVPAPNSKDLLDADSAAALARSGLLLDARAAERYRGEVEPIDKVAGHIPGAVSAPTTENVDADGRFKPAAELAERFEKLGTADTAEVGVYCGSGVSGAHEVLALAVAGIPAALYVGSWSEWSADPARPVATGPDPR
- a CDS encoding VOC family protein, with the protein product MTRDLPATQEFYGALFGWEFRPGPEQLGPYVRALLDGHEVAGIGRLPADRHLPIAWTTYLATDDADATAEAVRHCGGTVGVGPLDAGDAGRLAIASDPMGAVFGLWQAAAHVGTAMVGRPGTPTWNELLTLETSSVVKFYQNVFDCTVEAVVSADFDYVTLHVDGRPVASVHGLGQALPRDRGPHWMTHFEVADVDEAVERVVELGGHVIRPAWEAAYGRMATVADPEGAAFTVVRSRADA
- a CDS encoding thymidine kinase; translated protein: MPELVFFSGTMDCGKSTLALQIEHNRSARGLQGMIFTRDDRAGEGKLSSRLGLVTDAIEAADDFDFYAHLVDHLSQGGRADYVIADEAQFLAPDQIDQLARVVDDLGLDVFAFGITTDFRSKLFPGSQRLVELADRVEVLQVEALCWCGARATHNARTIGGEMVVEGAQVVVGDVNQSPDEVGYEVLCRRHHRRRTTAATARAGALSPDVLPVDTAAARV